A region from the Criblamydia sequanensis CRIB-18 genome encodes:
- a CDS encoding SET domain-containing protein-lysine N-methyltransferase yields the protein MKDEPLLHQAVLENDLNTLEKYKKDPSHFLETNELGFSALELAKLLNKETCIQSLSEKKESYFKVQKDKSTELDTLTAKTFKEKFHVSLIPTLYFESYEKLKKTIREKSLTFSFLNIGAEAREKGKFYREDIFDGFKAPLFIKKISRKKGFGLFAEVKIPSGAAIGEYAGKVEEHSLLSRKTTNPYCFEYQSAFWSFNKRFIDASSEGSLMRFANHSDLPNAEPVMAYDRGLLHILIFTTAPIQTGEEITINYGEDFWINRNKWKA from the coding sequence TTGAAAGACGAACCCCTTCTTCATCAAGCTGTTTTAGAAAATGATTTAAATACCTTAGAAAAATACAAAAAGGACCCCTCCCATTTTCTTGAAACCAATGAGCTTGGATTTAGTGCTCTTGAACTTGCAAAACTTTTAAATAAAGAAACTTGCATCCAATCCTTAAGCGAAAAGAAAGAAAGCTATTTTAAAGTTCAGAAAGATAAAAGCACTGAGCTTGACACCTTAACTGCTAAAACGTTTAAAGAAAAATTTCACGTAAGTCTTATCCCTACTCTTTATTTTGAATCTTACGAAAAATTAAAAAAAACGATTCGGGAAAAAAGCCTCACTTTTTCATTCTTAAACATAGGTGCCGAAGCAAGAGAAAAAGGCAAGTTTTATAGGGAAGATATTTTCGATGGTTTTAAAGCCCCCCTTTTCATAAAAAAAATATCCAGGAAAAAAGGATTTGGCCTTTTTGCGGAAGTCAAAATCCCCTCAGGTGCAGCTATTGGCGAGTATGCAGGAAAAGTTGAAGAGCATTCTCTACTCTCAAGAAAAACAACTAACCCCTACTGCTTTGAATACCAAAGCGCTTTTTGGTCTTTTAATAAACGCTTTATCGACGCCTCTTCAGAAGGCTCCTTAATGCGGTTTGCCAATCATAGCGATCTGCCAAATGCTGAACCTGTGATGGCTTACGATCGAGGACTCTTGCATATTTTAATTTTTACAACAGCTCCCATTCAAACGGGTGAAGAAATAACTATAAACTATGGCGAAGATTTTTGGATTAACAGGAATAAATGGAAAGCTTAA
- the recD gene encoding exodeoxyribonuclease V subunit alpha, with protein sequence MNFLPKHKLSARIGEWPFVKALFENDFFGSLELELILEAKKLFSKLSEEMALAIGFVSLAEKQGHLLIQYEKASLFPPSRVLGEIQERDDSLSFEKIDLAVTNGIKALEELFQDLPSEEKETSFILAEKKKLYLKKNWKQEKEIVYQLKRILSQKPTLKINLDGFQALLSQKHSQNLFDEVQAKAINSIIHHSLGLLTGGPGTGKTYTAAHALDLFFNSLSDDGKQNLDAAIAAPTGKAASHFLAGLKKIVKDDWIEKADCGTLHSLLGQENQFEESKEGWLSKDLVLIDEASMIDSHLLLRLLKAMKAGSRLILIGDKHQLPPVDAGSLFGDFLDGFNKHVFFQTIISELEKGKRQETESLSLFGEAILKEDIETALSYLKSDENLEWTEWGEKSKNSDLIKSILHENFNFLLEEEDSLDFLFSHLKRFCALTPLRKGLFGVEHLNSFFLKEIKKLNKKETLVLPIMITKNKASLQLFNGEIGFLFCKDPFQLQKGDRAYFQTKPQEFKEIPALLLPEFDLAFSFTIHKSQGSEFEKVLILFGEEGANFGKEILYTAVTRAKRKLTLFSTEEILKKCVAFSGRRLSGLQERILDL encoded by the coding sequence ATGAATTTTTTGCCAAAACATAAATTAAGCGCCAGGATAGGCGAATGGCCTTTTGTTAAGGCCCTTTTCGAAAATGATTTCTTTGGCAGTTTAGAGCTTGAATTGATCTTAGAAGCCAAGAAGTTGTTTTCCAAGCTATCTGAAGAAATGGCCCTGGCCATTGGTTTTGTTTCTTTGGCCGAAAAACAGGGCCACCTCCTAATTCAATATGAAAAAGCTTCTCTCTTTCCTCCCTCACGTGTTTTAGGTGAAATTCAAGAGAGGGATGACTCTCTTTCATTTGAAAAGATCGATCTGGCCGTAACGAACGGGATTAAAGCCTTAGAGGAACTTTTTCAAGACCTCCCTTCTGAAGAAAAGGAAACCTCTTTTATTTTGGCTGAAAAGAAAAAGCTTTATCTAAAGAAAAATTGGAAGCAAGAAAAAGAAATCGTTTATCAGCTTAAACGCATTTTATCTCAAAAACCAACCCTTAAAATTAATCTTGATGGTTTTCAAGCTCTTTTGTCTCAAAAACACTCTCAAAATTTATTTGATGAGGTTCAAGCAAAAGCCATAAATTCTATCATTCATCATTCCCTTGGCCTCTTGACAGGGGGACCTGGAACCGGTAAAACCTATACCGCAGCTCACGCTTTAGATCTATTTTTTAATTCCCTCTCTGATGATGGCAAACAAAATTTAGATGCTGCAATTGCGGCCCCGACCGGAAAAGCTGCAAGCCATTTCCTAGCGGGGCTTAAAAAAATAGTGAAGGACGATTGGATTGAAAAGGCGGATTGCGGAACGCTTCATTCTTTACTAGGTCAAGAAAATCAATTTGAAGAATCCAAAGAAGGTTGGCTATCAAAAGATCTTGTTCTTATCGATGAAGCCTCTATGATTGATTCCCATCTTTTACTTCGTCTTTTAAAAGCTATGAAAGCAGGCTCTCGTTTAATACTTATTGGCGATAAGCATCAACTTCCCCCGGTCGATGCAGGTTCGCTTTTCGGAGATTTTTTAGACGGTTTTAATAAACATGTCTTCTTTCAAACTATTATCTCTGAGCTTGAGAAAGGGAAAAGACAAGAAACTGAGTCCCTTTCACTTTTTGGAGAAGCTATTTTGAAAGAAGATATCGAAACAGCCTTATCTTATCTTAAAAGCGATGAAAATTTAGAATGGACCGAATGGGGCGAAAAAAGTAAAAATAGCGACCTCATAAAATCCATCCTGCATGAGAACTTTAACTTCCTTTTAGAAGAAGAGGATTCTTTAGATTTTCTCTTTAGCCATCTTAAACGCTTTTGCGCTTTAACCCCCCTAAGAAAAGGCCTTTTCGGCGTTGAGCATTTAAACAGTTTTTTTCTTAAAGAAATTAAAAAATTAAATAAAAAAGAAACTTTAGTTCTTCCCATTATGATTACCAAAAATAAAGCGTCGCTTCAATTATTTAACGGGGAAATCGGCTTTCTTTTTTGCAAAGACCCTTTCCAACTCCAAAAAGGAGACCGCGCTTATTTTCAAACCAAGCCTCAAGAATTTAAAGAAATCCCGGCGCTTTTACTTCCGGAATTTGATTTAGCCTTCTCTTTTACCATCCATAAATCACAAGGCAGTGAATTTGAAAAGGTTCTTATTTTGTTTGGAGAAGAAGGGGCAAATTTTGGAAAAGAGATTCTTTATACCGCTGTCACACGGGCGAAACGTAAGCTTACCCTTTTTTCAACAGAAGAAATTTTAAAAAAATGTGTTGCTTTTAGCGGCAGACGCCTTTCGGGGCTTCAAGAAAGGATTCTTGATTTATAA
- a CDS encoding UvrD-helicase domain-containing protein, with the protein MKAFNVLDRNLPLFGNKSISASAGTGKTFAIEHLALRFLIEKDLLLDRPYTLDELLIVTFTRAAAKELIIRCFRAIKEALFLVKAWLNDEDLNTPLDFLKQYKEEGKERLRQIKHYLEIAIQSKSEAAIYTIHGFCAKMLQEHAFDANIDNKGVIFDNFDRLGLDRLFNDFIYLNLNEKNISASQLNKLLTQREAREHLKNEILKLSEMPYEIAKNPPFFEYLQNFKNIRKNFLSRYKVTKENVISDLKAFFIEPSRKHDKRSLIYFSELLTHLFDETKEDSELFDQFIAESDTFEDFSIYAKKAEAHSIKKKPLYYPHLYEDLNETLSKTILEASQKERILLNLAFSFKSLLKKKTEGSEYFIPDALIEKMSLVAENPSFQETLRERFKSVIIDEFQDTDPRQWNLFKKLFISPGQKGPNLILVGDPKQSIYLFRSADIYTYLDAIGHIDKEHHYSLNCNYRSNKELVGAINRVFKADYAPDFFKLPRKESSFPYESNQADETRKIKPYQDDLKAFHICLAEVKKEDLPSLRHSKDNFFEEKYFFPFLASEIIRLHTQSLVPFKDMAILVHSHTQADTISSYLKERNIPCKIPKPKSQIDETLLEDLRSILEALHELKNESLAKSALTTTLLGFEAKDLKKMEDLLFQEDVYVYLTSLKKSLLEDELGIFFEKLFNFSIEGYPSPKDRLSKQVDGDTYFMHFQGLIEILLEEARKSRLTSYDLISLLKDPFFFADPELEKELQAYFEEGKDSVIIETIHSSKGLEYEIVFAAGLYRSSNKKEAIFPSYSEENGFTLKVRNQEDPSYLSYLDELEAEKTRQFYVALTRARERVYLPFPIYEKTTVDTPLDLWQQALKKGSLSGQEELSPLLNFLEASKNEISFQYLEKAPVIVSFEKPELKPLIFTEASLYPFKRKSTHSFTSISKALHDLKEPNFECASPVEKPLLPAGIETGILLHNILENVEAFNCRNLKEIIEKRSKGTSLYEYREEIERILESSFQAKLLNFTLKDIDLTKSIREMDFLHPTHRSSQEEEYLQGAIDLIFYHEEKYYILDWKTNWLGNKKEDYEKESLIAEIEKNRYDLQAKIYREALRKYLAIYEKKPFHEIFGGCFYLFLRGTVFGPESGVYFIPFKES; encoded by the coding sequence ATGAAAGCGTTCAATGTTCTAGATAGAAACCTTCCCTTATTTGGAAATAAAAGCATTTCAGCTTCGGCCGGAACCGGAAAAACTTTTGCCATTGAACATCTTGCTTTAAGGTTTCTTATTGAAAAAGACTTATTGCTAGATAGGCCCTATACCCTGGATGAACTCTTAATCGTAACCTTTACAAGAGCTGCGGCAAAAGAGTTAATAATACGCTGCTTTAGAGCGATCAAAGAAGCTCTTTTTCTTGTCAAAGCTTGGTTAAATGATGAAGATTTAAATACCCCCCTTGATTTTTTAAAACAATACAAAGAAGAGGGCAAAGAAAGACTTAGGCAAATTAAGCATTATCTTGAAATTGCCATTCAATCTAAATCTGAAGCTGCCATTTACACCATTCATGGTTTTTGCGCCAAAATGCTTCAAGAACATGCCTTTGATGCCAATATTGATAATAAAGGGGTTATTTTTGATAACTTTGACCGCCTTGGCTTGGATAGGCTTTTTAATGACTTCATTTATTTAAATCTCAACGAAAAAAATATAAGCGCTTCTCAATTAAACAAGCTTCTAACTCAAAGGGAAGCGAGGGAACATTTAAAAAATGAAATTTTAAAGTTATCCGAGATGCCTTATGAAATCGCTAAGAACCCACCTTTTTTTGAATATCTTCAAAATTTTAAAAATATTAGAAAAAACTTCCTTTCACGCTATAAGGTTACTAAAGAAAACGTCATTTCAGATCTAAAAGCCTTTTTTATTGAACCCTCAAGAAAACATGATAAGAGAAGCCTTATTTACTTCTCAGAACTGCTTACGCATCTTTTTGATGAAACAAAAGAAGATAGCGAACTTTTTGATCAATTTATTGCAGAAAGCGATACTTTCGAGGACTTTTCGATCTATGCAAAAAAAGCTGAGGCACATTCAATAAAGAAAAAGCCTCTTTATTATCCGCATTTATATGAAGATTTAAATGAAACCCTTTCAAAAACGATCTTGGAAGCCTCCCAAAAAGAGAGAATTCTACTAAATTTAGCTTTTTCCTTTAAAAGTTTGCTGAAAAAGAAGACGGAAGGCTCTGAATACTTTATTCCTGATGCTTTAATTGAAAAGATGTCGCTTGTTGCAGAGAATCCTTCTTTTCAAGAAACTTTAAGAGAGCGATTTAAAAGCGTTATCATTGATGAGTTCCAAGACACCGATCCAAGGCAATGGAATTTATTTAAAAAACTATTTATATCACCCGGCCAAAAGGGTCCAAACCTTATTTTGGTAGGGGATCCAAAGCAATCCATCTACCTTTTTCGTAGCGCCGATATCTATACCTATCTTGATGCCATAGGACATATTGATAAAGAGCATCACTATTCATTAAACTGCAATTATAGATCCAATAAGGAGCTTGTCGGCGCAATAAATCGGGTTTTCAAAGCGGATTACGCCCCTGATTTTTTTAAACTTCCAAGAAAAGAATCTTCTTTTCCCTATGAAAGCAATCAAGCGGATGAGACAAGAAAAATTAAGCCTTATCAGGATGATTTAAAAGCTTTTCACATTTGTTTAGCCGAAGTCAAAAAAGAAGATTTACCCTCCCTCAGACATTCCAAAGATAATTTTTTTGAAGAAAAGTATTTCTTTCCATTTTTAGCGTCGGAAATAATAAGACTCCATACTCAATCTTTGGTGCCGTTTAAGGATATGGCTATACTAGTTCATTCTCATACGCAAGCCGACACTATTTCATCCTATTTAAAAGAAAGAAATATTCCTTGCAAAATACCAAAACCAAAATCTCAAATCGATGAAACTTTATTAGAAGATCTAAGGTCCATTTTGGAAGCTCTTCATGAGCTTAAAAACGAATCCCTGGCAAAATCTGCGCTAACAACCACATTGCTTGGTTTTGAAGCTAAGGATCTAAAAAAAATGGAAGATCTTCTCTTTCAAGAAGACGTCTATGTTTATCTCACCTCTTTAAAGAAATCTCTTTTGGAAGATGAACTAGGCATTTTTTTTGAAAAGCTTTTTAATTTTAGTATAGAAGGCTACCCCTCCCCAAAAGATCGCTTGTCAAAGCAAGTGGATGGCGATACATATTTTATGCACTTCCAGGGTCTTATCGAAATCCTCTTAGAAGAAGCAAGAAAATCAAGACTAACCTCGTATGATCTTATCTCCCTTTTAAAAGATCCTTTTTTCTTTGCCGACCCGGAATTAGAAAAAGAGCTGCAAGCCTATTTTGAAGAAGGGAAGGATTCTGTCATTATCGAAACGATTCACTCAAGTAAAGGCCTTGAGTATGAAATTGTTTTTGCCGCAGGCCTTTACAGATCCTCAAACAAGAAAGAGGCGATATTTCCTTCCTACTCAGAGGAAAATGGTTTCACCCTAAAAGTTCGAAATCAGGAAGACCCCTCTTATCTTTCCTACCTCGATGAATTAGAAGCTGAAAAAACAAGACAGTTTTATGTTGCGTTAACAAGGGCCCGGGAAAGAGTCTATTTGCCTTTTCCGATCTATGAAAAGACAACCGTTGATACCCCCCTTGATCTTTGGCAACAAGCTTTAAAAAAAGGTTCCCTCTCAGGTCAGGAAGAACTTTCTCCCCTTTTGAACTTTTTAGAAGCCTCTAAAAATGAAATTTCATTTCAATATTTAGAGAAAGCCCCCGTCATAGTTTCTTTTGAAAAACCTGAATTAAAACCCTTGATCTTTACCGAAGCCTCTCTTTATCCCTTTAAAAGAAAAAGCACTCACTCCTTTACCTCTATTTCAAAAGCTCTTCATGACCTCAAAGAACCCAATTTTGAGTGTGCAAGTCCTGTAGAGAAACCGCTTTTGCCGGCCGGAATTGAAACCGGTATATTGCTTCATAACATACTTGAAAATGTGGAAGCTTTTAATTGTCGCAATCTTAAAGAAATCATTGAAAAACGATCTAAAGGGACTTCTCTTTATGAATATAGAGAGGAAATCGAAAGAATATTGGAAAGCAGTTTTCAAGCTAAACTCTTGAATTTTACTCTGAAAGATATCGACCTAACAAAATCAATTCGCGAGATGGACTTTCTTCATCCAACGCATCGCTCATCTCAAGAAGAAGAGTATCTTCAAGGGGCGATAGACCTAATCTTTTACCATGAAGAAAAATACTATATCCTCGACTGGAAAACAAACTGGCTTGGAAATAAAAAAGAAGACTACGAAAAGGAATCCTTAATAGCCGAGATTGAAAAAAATCGATATGACCTGCAAGCTAAAATTTATAGGGAAGCTTTAAGAAAATATCTAGCGATTTATGAAAAAAAACCTTTTCATGAAATTTTTGGAGGCTGTTTTTATCTTTTTTTAAGAGGGACTGTTTTTGGGCCTGAGAGCGGCGTTTATTTTATTCCCTTCAAGGAAAGCTGA
- a CDS encoding exodeoxyribonuclease V subunit gamma, with protein sequence MLRIYFSNHLDHLFSFLRDNLLENQGPFEKKEIVIPHAPLKSWIRARLAEDPIFGIAAGVDFYFPHECFELKTRSSFFKKIPSDTELSFAISHYFFKRIKEDPKDLDQELLKFFNLKNQKCLSLKEEKKLILFSNELASLYNHYSRHEKNANVFFENLKENSWQKKLWSYLFGKQGLFSTVTQGLENFQFANEKNPKGGSLHLFAPAFFSESELAFFSKLSESTSVSLYVFSLTRSFIGDVLSRKEAAYLSRALNTMPGKESFLEHSSLFFDSNQLLANWGRSGKYFFNALDSMESKTDWFEKYEIHSETKNYSSYQNLLDSEISFKEGKFGILQALQSDIILGRISEKAPPLEIHETYENSLRIHRSVSKSREVEALYNDLVFLFENQIESSKKIEPQEVLVVASNIALYEPYFHRIFGSPESKLPYRVAEIQFPEKNPLIQEFLLLLRLGETRFEKKDLFKLLNSKALRSKFGFDEEAIQLISKWLKPYLSWGLSESHQKEFLQEEHQIEIETCLKQNSLEEAISHLLSDRLKIESSEKDNFLGVTGLSLLDRLIVFLRSLEHDLKAFRQIKKNLQSWQLELTYLLKDYFDIEIDDFKEDAAHLLKAFQLIGRMQTQEDLLFSFGAVALYLDKILQNVKISHRDSLQNTLTFSTPKSSRSIPYKIIAFLGLQDNCYPSLGSKTSLDLLRKSPLHTNYPSELDQDLQSFIELILASQEHLILSYTSTTKEKEPGENSALIRELLEYLDEAFLIKGQKPSNACFFKHPEKSEDESYFTSDSPLKNYRKSCFKSAQNKRCQTKLFMPLQISEDASDSKKWVKVLELKEISAFLRNPLKTFFRRKWDVSFYQSKEKKETLSLGFYQIQDLMMKSFTPSNNNSLEKQFSKENLLPGIVQKAAKYRVKREKDNLEQLFSLYDKKLDLLHTVDFLPGIPTLKQVGENKWVAPAFKFTFEGQGSIELLGSLKSISKAGIICFSKQDMGSLIPHLPELLLYASLIETYDFPFEKAFFSISDKPAYVPFLEKKDSLNSLKSLIQHYIDSLQHPFPLLPEWIQPVAEKDCVKLNDILQGSFEEREINKGPFLERNFRSVASLDADHLIKAYEKPSALLKDLVEPFISRGKK encoded by the coding sequence ATGCTACGCATTTATTTTAGCAATCATCTAGATCATCTCTTCTCCTTTCTTCGTGATAATTTGCTCGAAAACCAAGGACCTTTTGAAAAAAAAGAGATTGTCATTCCGCATGCACCCTTAAAATCATGGATTCGAGCAAGACTTGCTGAAGACCCTATTTTTGGAATTGCTGCCGGAGTAGACTTTTACTTCCCGCATGAATGCTTTGAGTTAAAAACGAGATCTTCTTTTTTTAAAAAAATCCCGAGCGATACTGAGTTAAGCTTCGCCATCAGCCACTATTTTTTTAAAAGAATTAAAGAGGATCCAAAGGATCTAGACCAAGAGCTCCTAAAATTTTTTAATTTAAAAAATCAAAAGTGTCTTTCCTTAAAGGAAGAAAAGAAATTAATATTATTCTCAAATGAGCTTGCAAGCCTCTACAATCACTATAGCCGTCATGAAAAAAACGCTAACGTTTTTTTTGAGAATCTAAAGGAAAATTCCTGGCAAAAGAAACTTTGGAGTTATCTTTTTGGAAAGCAAGGCCTTTTTTCAACAGTCACCCAAGGGCTTGAAAATTTCCAATTTGCAAATGAAAAGAACCCTAAAGGAGGAAGCCTTCATTTATTTGCCCCTGCTTTCTTTTCCGAATCAGAACTTGCCTTTTTTTCAAAACTTTCAGAGTCAACAAGCGTTTCTCTTTACGTTTTTTCATTAACCCGTAGTTTTATTGGAGACGTTTTATCTAGAAAGGAAGCGGCTTACCTTTCTCGAGCCCTCAATACAATGCCGGGTAAAGAATCTTTTTTAGAACATTCCTCTCTTTTTTTTGACAGCAACCAACTTCTCGCTAACTGGGGAAGATCAGGCAAATATTTTTTTAATGCTTTAGATTCCATGGAGTCTAAAACGGATTGGTTTGAAAAATACGAGATTCATTCAGAAACCAAAAATTACTCTTCTTATCAAAATTTATTAGACAGCGAAATTTCTTTTAAAGAAGGAAAGTTTGGAATTCTTCAAGCCCTTCAAAGCGACATCATTCTTGGACGAATCTCAGAAAAGGCGCCTCCTTTAGAAATTCATGAGACTTATGAAAACTCTCTTCGCATCCATAGATCCGTTTCCAAAAGCCGGGAAGTAGAAGCTTTGTATAATGACCTTGTCTTTCTGTTCGAAAATCAAATTGAAAGTTCAAAAAAAATCGAGCCTCAAGAGGTGCTTGTCGTAGCTTCCAATATCGCTTTATATGAACCTTATTTTCATCGTATTTTTGGCTCGCCTGAAAGCAAGCTTCCTTATCGTGTGGCAGAAATTCAATTTCCTGAAAAAAATCCCTTAATCCAAGAGTTTCTTTTGCTGTTAAGGCTAGGAGAAACTCGGTTTGAGAAAAAAGATCTTTTTAAACTTTTGAACTCAAAAGCTCTTAGATCCAAATTTGGTTTTGATGAGGAAGCCATTCAACTTATAAGCAAGTGGCTTAAGCCTTATTTATCTTGGGGATTGTCTGAATCCCATCAAAAGGAATTTTTACAAGAGGAGCATCAGATAGAGATTGAGACCTGCCTGAAACAAAATTCTTTAGAGGAAGCCATCTCTCATCTTTTAAGCGACCGGCTTAAAATAGAGTCTTCCGAAAAAGACAATTTTTTAGGAGTTACGGGACTTAGTCTTTTAGATCGGCTTATTGTTTTTTTAAGGTCTCTTGAACATGATTTAAAAGCGTTTAGACAAATTAAGAAAAATTTGCAAAGCTGGCAACTTGAGTTGACTTACCTGCTTAAGGATTACTTTGACATTGAAATTGACGATTTTAAAGAAGATGCCGCGCATTTACTTAAAGCTTTTCAATTAATCGGGCGAATGCAAACCCAAGAGGATTTGTTATTTAGTTTTGGAGCAGTAGCGCTTTACCTCGATAAAATTTTGCAAAATGTTAAAATTTCACATAGGGATTCTTTGCAAAATACCCTTACTTTTTCAACCCCTAAATCAAGCAGATCGATTCCCTATAAAATCATTGCCTTTTTAGGTCTGCAAGATAACTGTTATCCAAGCCTTGGTAGCAAGACAAGTCTTGACCTCTTAAGAAAAAGCCCTCTACACACTAATTATCCAAGCGAATTAGACCAAGACCTCCAATCTTTTATAGAACTTATTTTAGCCTCTCAGGAACATTTGATCTTAAGCTATACCTCGACCACAAAAGAGAAGGAGCCCGGAGAGAACTCAGCTCTAATCCGCGAGCTTCTTGAATATTTGGATGAGGCCTTTCTTATAAAGGGACAAAAACCTTCTAACGCTTGTTTTTTTAAACACCCTGAAAAAAGTGAAGATGAAAGCTATTTTACTTCCGATTCTCCATTAAAAAATTACCGAAAATCATGCTTTAAGTCAGCTCAAAACAAAAGATGCCAAACAAAGCTTTTTATGCCTTTGCAAATTTCGGAAGATGCAAGCGATTCAAAAAAATGGGTAAAAGTTCTCGAACTCAAAGAAATCAGCGCTTTCTTAAGAAATCCCCTCAAAACCTTTTTTAGAAGAAAATGGGATGTTTCTTTTTATCAATCTAAAGAGAAAAAAGAAACTTTGTCTCTTGGATTTTATCAAATTCAAGACCTAATGATGAAATCTTTTACTCCTTCGAATAATAACTCTTTAGAAAAGCAATTTTCTAAAGAAAACCTGCTTCCCGGGATCGTTCAAAAAGCGGCTAAATATCGTGTGAAAAGAGAAAAAGACAATCTTGAACAACTTTTTTCTCTCTATGATAAAAAATTGGATCTTCTTCATACGGTTGATTTCCTGCCGGGAATTCCAACCCTTAAGCAAGTAGGAGAAAACAAGTGGGTGGCTCCCGCTTTTAAATTCACATTTGAGGGTCAAGGTTCTATAGAACTTCTTGGAAGCTTAAAATCGATTAGTAAAGCCGGGATTATTTGTTTTTCAAAGCAAGATATGGGCTCTTTAATTCCTCATCTGCCGGAGCTTTTGCTTTATGCTTCCCTTATTGAAACCTATGATTTCCCTTTCGAAAAAGCTTTCTTTTCCATATCGGATAAGCCTGCCTACGTTCCCTTTTTGGAAAAAAAAGATTCTCTAAATTCTCTTAAAAGTCTTATTCAGCACTATATAGATAGCCTTCAGCACCCTTTTCCTTTGCTTCCTGAATGGATCCAACCGGTTGCGGAAAAAGATTGCGTTAAGCTGAATGATATCTTGCAGGGTTCCTTCGAAGAGAGAGAAATAAATAAGGGTCCTTTTTTAGAGCGGAACTTCCGCTCCGTTGCTTCTTTAGACGCGGATCACCTCATTAAAGCCTATGAAAAGCCGAGCGCTCTTTTAAAAGACCTTGTGGAACCTTTTATTTCGAGGGGTAAAAAATGA